The genomic interval AATTACCTTTTCATATGGTGGAAATTCGGCATCTATTAATCTACTCCAGAATATTCCGTCTTCCCATTTAAACATTATTTCTCCTTTTACTTCGTACATCTCTATTTTACCCAAGGTTATTATTCTTCGTAGTTCCTCAAGGGTAGTTATGGGTATTAGATACTTTCCTGTTTTATTCGTTGAAACCGGCATTTTTGTAAGAGCAAGTCTCTTGGCGTCCGTAGAAACCATTCTAAGTTCTCCTTCCTTAATTTCAAAGAGCGTTCCTGAAAGATATGGAGGTATCTCATCATGAGGAGAACCTGCAAAAGATGTTTCTCTTATCATTTTAGACAAAAGATCGCACTCGGTTTCGAAGATAAGTTCACACTCATCGAGGGCTGGAAATTCGGGATAATCTTCAACAGGATAGGTAGTAAAGGTATATTCTATTCCTTCCGCTTTCAAATGTAATATGTTTTCCCTTGCCTCAAGTTCTACAGGACGTTCAGGAAGCTTTCTTACTATGTTATAGAAGTTTTTCAAAGGAATAATAACTTTTCCCTCTTCAGATATCTCTATAGCTTTAACTTCAGTTTGGATACCTATTTTAAGATCTGTTCCTTTAAAGCTTACCTTTCCTTCCTTTGTTTCTACCAAGCTTCCTGAAAGTATGGTTATAGAGCTACCGGGATTTATCGCCCTTGCTACAAGCTGCAATCCTCTTAAGAGCTCTTCTCTTTCCACAAGAATCTTCATTATTGATCCCTCCTAATATTAAAAGATTGACTTAAAGTAGTTAGAGTAATAGGAATGGAAAATTTGTGGAAAACATGCTTTGGCTCTTATCTTACCGTTTATATCATGGTTTATAAACCTGTGGAAAAGATCTGGGACTTTTCCACAGGTTTCACAGAACAAGTGCATAGCGAAAAGTTATCCACATTTATACACCAAGCCTTCCACGAATTTTTTCAATACGCTTTCTTAAGTCTGGATTTTTTTTCATTATTTGAGAGATTTTCTTATGAGCATGTAAAACAGTGGTATGATCTTTTTTTCTAAATGCTTTGCTTATCTGCTGGAGAGAAAG from Synergistota bacterium carries:
- the dnaN gene encoding DNA polymerase III subunit beta, encoding MKILVEREELLRGLQLVARAINPGSSITILSGSLVETKEGKVSFKGTDLKIGIQTEVKAIEISEEGKVIIPLKNFYNIVRKLPERPVELEARENILHLKAEGIEYTFTTYPVEDYPEFPALDECELIFETECDLLSKMIRETSFAGSPHDEIPPYLSGTLFEIKEGELRMVSTDAKRLALTKMPVSTNKTGKYLIPITTLEELRRIITLGKIEMYEVKGEIMFKWEDGIFWSRLIDAEFPPYEKVIPTDWVTRVTVSADELESAMERISYLVKERGNIIKLEIEEGKITLSGEVPELGAGKERITVEYEGEHLKIAFNVRFFLDMLKHVDADYFTIAFRGALEQAVITKEGKDDFLYILMPVAIPDET